The Argentina anserina chromosome 3, drPotAnse1.1, whole genome shotgun sequence genome includes a region encoding these proteins:
- the LOC126788627 gene encoding peroxisomal membrane protein PMP22-like: MSEIVSEAWRKYLIQLHSHPLRTKAITAGISVGLSDGIAQKISGIKLQLRRLFLMMLYGFAYTGPFGHFLHKLMDIIFRAKKDNKTIAKKVLLEQLTSSPWNNMFFMMYYGLVIEGRLWSLVRTKVRKDYPSVHLTAWKFWPIVGWVNYQYMPLQFRVLFHSFIASCW; this comes from the exons ATGTCTGAGATAGTCAGCGAGGCTTGGAGAAAATACCTTATACAACTTCACTCCCACCCTCTTAGGACCAAG GCAATTACAGCAGGAATTTCGGTCGGGCTTAGTGATGGAATAGCCCAGAAGATCTCTGGGATCAAGCTTCAACTCAGAAGACTGTTTCTTATGATG CTCTATGGGTTTGCATATACCGGGCCGTTTGGACACTTTCTCCACAAACTAATGGATATAATATTCAGGGCAAAGAAGGacaataaaactatcgcaaaGA AGGTTTTGCTGGAGCAGTTAACTTCATCTCCTTGGAACAACATGTTTTTCATGATGTATTATGGCTTGGTGATTGAAG GAAGACTATGGAGTTTAGTCAGGACGAAAGTTCGGAAGGACTACCCCTCTGTACATTTGACTGCATGGAAG TTTTGGCCTATTGTTGGTTGGGTGAACTACCAGTATATGCCTCTGCAGTTTCGGGTTTTGTTTCACAGCTTCATTGCTTCATGCTGGTAA